In Melopsittacus undulatus isolate bMelUnd1 chromosome 20, bMelUnd1.mat.Z, whole genome shotgun sequence, a genomic segment contains:
- the CFAP126 gene encoding protein Flattop, whose amino-acid sequence MGDTGGYRGSGGSRPLPGPPLSQYEDAFSPPRLQNWSVPLPGPKPPKHSEGSTPIIANDRGHLLPSVPRSQASPWGSFVGTWEMPSRIPPARLDLTARSAAAADRLLQHLHQCSVLSSARNGLRTRITGTVRAPHPPPDTGSSRRDAAPAAESSRRSSVSDPLPEGTGRECGRC is encoded by the exons atgggggacACCGGAGGGTACCGGGGCTCTGGGGGGTCCCGTCCGCTGCCCGGCCCCCCTCTCTCGCAGTACGAGGACGCGTTCAGCCCCCCCCGCCTGCAGAACTGGAGTGTGCCCCTGCCAGGCCCGAAG ccccccAAGCATTCAGAGGGCTCCACACCCATCATCGCCAATGACCGAGGGCATCTGCTCCCCTCCGTACCCCGCTCCCAG GCCTCCCCATGGGGCTCGTTCGTGGGGACGTGGGAGATGCCGTCGAGGATCCCACCTGCGCGGCTGGACCTGACTGCGCGTTCGGCCGCGGCCGCGGATCggctcctgcagcacctgcatCAGTGCTCGGTGCTGAGCAGCGCCCGCAACGGGCTCCGCACCCGCATCACGGGCACGGTGCGAGCCCCGCACCCCCCCCCGGACACCGGCTCTTCCCGTCGGGATGCGGCTCCTGCAGCAGAATCCAGCAGGAGGAGCTCAGTGTCCGATCCGCTTCCAGAGGGAACCGGTCGGGAATGCGGCCGGTGCTGA